A genome region from Methanococcoides burtonii DSM 6242 includes the following:
- a CDS encoding 50S ribosomal protein L14 yields MRGIRSKIPRALNAGAKIECVDNTGARTVEIISVKKYRGVKNRMPKGGIGDMCVVSVKKGTPEMRKQILYAVIVRQKKEFRRPDGIRVAFEDNAVVIVDDKGIPKGTDIKGPVAREAAERFPKIGTTASMIV; encoded by the coding sequence ATGAGGGGTATTCGTTCAAAGATCCCACGTGCACTGAATGCTGGTGCTAAGATCGAATGTGTTGATAATACTGGAGCACGTACCGTAGAGATTATCTCTGTCAAGAAGTACAGAGGTGTAAAGAACAGGATGCCTAAAGGGGGCATTGGTGACATGTGTGTTGTATCTGTAAAGAAGGGTACTCCGGAAATGCGTAAGCAGATCCTTTACGCAGTCATTGTACGCCAGAAGAAGGAATTCCGTCGTCCAGATGGCATCAGGGTCGCATTCGAGGACAATGCTGTAGTTATCGTGGATGACAAAGGAATTCCAAAAGGAACTGATATCAAAGGTCCTGTTGCAAGAGAAGCAGCAGAAAGGTTCCCTAAGATCGGTACAACTGCATCTATGATTGTGTGA
- the rpl4p gene encoding 50S ribosomal protein L4 has protein sequence MTTANIIDLSGNSKGEIALPEVFSEIFRPDLIKKAVLSAQANRLQPYGTKLYAGMQTSAHSWGSGRGVAQVPRISNGSRVARIPQAVGGRRAHPPKTETDRTEKINKKEKRLAVRSAIAATIDADLVKARGHKFTAEVPFVADDAIEGLVKIKEVISFLQAAGLYDDIIRAKEGKHIRAGKGKRRGRKYKNRKSVLIVTGEESLLSKAANNLPGVDVATVTALNAELLAPGTHAGRLTVWTQSAITNMEGMFL, from the coding sequence ATGACAACAGCAAATATTATCGATTTATCCGGAAATTCCAAAGGCGAGATTGCATTGCCGGAAGTTTTCAGTGAGATTTTCAGACCTGACCTTATTAAGAAGGCGGTCCTTTCTGCTCAGGCAAACAGACTCCAGCCATACGGTACCAAGCTCTATGCAGGTATGCAGACGTCAGCACACTCCTGGGGATCAGGAAGAGGCGTTGCACAGGTTCCAAGGATCTCAAATGGTAGTCGTGTCGCAAGAATTCCACAGGCAGTGGGAGGTAGGCGTGCACATCCACCAAAGACCGAGACCGACCGTACAGAGAAGATCAACAAGAAGGAAAAGCGTCTTGCAGTCAGATCTGCAATTGCAGCAACTATCGATGCTGACCTTGTAAAGGCCCGTGGCCACAAGTTCACTGCAGAGGTTCCTTTCGTTGCAGATGATGCTATCGAAGGTCTTGTAAAGATCAAAGAGGTCATCAGTTTTCTTCAGGCAGCTGGTCTTTATGATGATATTATCCGCGCTAAAGAGGGTAAACACATAAGGGCAGGTAAAGGTAAACGCAGAGGACGTAAGTACAAGAACCGAAAGAGCGTTCTGATCGTCACAGGCGAAGAAAGTCTACTCAGCAAGGCAGCAAACAACCTTCCAGGTGTTGATGTTGCAACAGTAACTGCTCTTAACGCAGAGCTTCTTGCACCAGGTACCCACGCAGGCAGACTCACAGTCTGGACCCAATCTGCAATAACCAACATGGAGGGTATGTTCTTATGA
- the rpmC gene encoding 50S ribosomal protein L29, which translates to MAILRTKEIRDMTPHEREDELVKIRSELIRERALASAGGAPDNPGRVGELRRTVAKIKTIQHELKEI; encoded by the coding sequence ATGGCAATTCTTCGTACAAAAGAAATAAGGGACATGACCCCTCACGAACGTGAGGATGAGCTTGTAAAGATCCGCAGTGAACTTATCCGTGAACGAGCACTTGCATCAGCAGGTGGCGCTCCAGATAATCCTGGCAGGGTCGGAGAGCTTAGAAGGACAGTCGCAAAGATAAAGACGATTCAGCACGAATTGAAGGAGATCTGA
- a CDS encoding 30S ribosomal protein S3, which produces MAVEKKFVQDGYVKASMDEYFAKQLSRAGYGGMDINRTPMGTQITVYAEKPGMVIGKAGKVIRKLTRDVDRLYDLDNPQIDAQEVKRPELNAQMMASRLASSIERGWYFRKAGHNTMRAVMNAGALGCEIVISGKLTGSRSRVEKMVNGYIKHAGKPVDDIVDDGFATAVKKLGTLGCKVRIIHPDAVLPDSYRLKNAEELGSLVSTPVEEEKSAGIEELVEVEAKGEVAEAEEAVVEETAKAEAETVEETVEEVAASEVEADMITGESVTEEGEERREVNGVWQHKHGGHDYWHPTGRMHRES; this is translated from the coding sequence ATGGCGGTAGAGAAAAAGTTCGTTCAGGATGGATATGTAAAAGCATCCATGGATGAATATTTTGCAAAACAACTCAGCAGAGCTGGCTATGGTGGTATGGATATCAACCGTACTCCTATGGGAACCCAGATCACTGTATATGCTGAAAAACCAGGTATGGTTATTGGAAAGGCTGGAAAGGTAATCAGGAAGCTCACTCGTGATGTAGACCGATTATACGATCTGGACAATCCTCAGATCGATGCACAGGAAGTCAAGAGGCCGGAACTCAATGCACAGATGATGGCATCAAGACTTGCATCCTCCATCGAACGTGGGTGGTACTTCAGAAAGGCTGGACACAACACCATGCGTGCTGTCATGAATGCTGGTGCACTTGGCTGCGAGATCGTCATCTCTGGTAAATTGACTGGTTCAAGGTCAAGGGTAGAAAAGATGGTCAATGGTTACATCAAACATGCAGGAAAGCCTGTCGATGATATAGTCGATGATGGTTTTGCTACCGCTGTCAAGAAACTCGGTACCCTTGGTTGTAAAGTACGTATCATTCACCCAGATGCAGTTCTTCCAGACTCATACAGGTTGAAGAACGCCGAAGAACTTGGTTCATTGGTTTCTACTCCTGTTGAAGAAGAGAAGAGCGCAGGTATCGAGGAACTCGTTGAGGTAGAAGCTAAAGGTGAAGTTGCAGAAGCTGAGGAAGCAGTGGTCGAGGAAACAGCAAAGGCTGAAGCTGAGACCGTTGAAGAGACAGTTGAAGAAGTGGCAGCATCAGAAGTAGAAGCTGATATGATTACCGGGGAATCTGTTACCGAAGAAGGCGAGGAGCGCCGCGAGGTCAACGGTGTCTGGCAACACAAACATGGTGGACACGACTACTGGCATCCAACCGGACGTATGCACAGGGAGAGCTGA
- a CDS encoding 50S ribosomal protein L23 produces MNAIRYPFITEKAMMLMDENKLQFVVDTRANKTQVENDVVKMYGFTVKSVCTMTTMKGLKKALVTFNETDAAHEIATRIGLV; encoded by the coding sequence ATGAATGCTATCAGATATCCATTCATCACTGAAAAAGCAATGATGCTCATGGACGAAAATAAGCTTCAGTTCGTTGTTGACACACGTGCTAACAAGACTCAGGTGGAAAACGATGTGGTTAAGATGTATGGTTTTACTGTAAAGTCAGTCTGTACCATGACCACAATGAAAGGCTTGAAAAAGGCACTTGTGACATTCAATGAGACGGATGCTGCACATGAGATCGCAACAAGGATTGGATTGGTGTGA
- a CDS encoding 30S ribosomal protein S14, giving the protein MTQTVKNFGRGANECKRCGRKQGLVRKYGIYLCRHCFREIAHDMGFEKYS; this is encoded by the coding sequence ATGACTCAGACAGTGAAGAACTTTGGAAGAGGCGCAAACGAGTGTAAAAGATGCGGCAGAAAGCAGGGTCTTGTGCGCAAGTATGGGATATATCTTTGCAGGCATTGTTTCAGGGAAATTGCCCATGACATGGGATTTGAAAAATATTCGTGA
- a CDS encoding 30S ribosomal protein S8, whose amino-acid sequence MVLLDPLADALSIIKNAEAVGKDSCTIRPASKLIGNVLKVMNDRGYIGDFEFVEDGKAGVYTVELIGRINKCGAIKPRYSVGVTEFERWEKQFLPAKNFGVLILTTPKGVISQYEARENNVGGQLLSFVY is encoded by the coding sequence ATGGTATTATTAGATCCTCTTGCTGATGCGTTATCTATTATCAAGAACGCAGAAGCTGTTGGTAAAGATTCCTGTACGATCAGACCTGCATCAAAACTCATTGGAAATGTCCTTAAGGTCATGAATGACCGTGGATATATCGGTGATTTTGAGTTCGTAGAGGATGGTAAGGCTGGAGTTTATACAGTTGAACTTATTGGACGTATTAACAAATGTGGAGCTATCAAGCCACGCTACTCCGTAGGAGTAACCGAGTTCGAGAGATGGGAGAAACAATTCCTTCCTGCTAAGAACTTTGGTGTATTGATCCTCACAACCCCTAAGGGAGTGATCTCCCAGTACGAGGCTCGTGAGAACAATGTCGGTGGTCAGTTATTATCATTTGTATACTAA
- a CDS encoding 30S ribosomal protein S17 — translation MAKDIGLDIPEPTKECDDINCPFHGELPVRGQIHVGTVVSAKMDRTVVIQQRREKLINKYQRYEKRQSKIHAHNPPCIDAKVGDIVTIAECRPLSKTKSYVVVKAEVKA, via the coding sequence ATGGCAAAAGACATTGGATTGGATATACCCGAGCCAACAAAGGAATGTGATGATATTAATTGTCCGTTCCATGGCGAACTCCCCGTTAGGGGACAGATCCACGTCGGTACTGTTGTAAGCGCCAAAATGGATCGTACAGTGGTAATTCAACAGAGGCGTGAAAAACTGATAAATAAATACCAGAGATATGAGAAGAGGCAATCAAAGATCCACGCTCACAATCCACCTTGCATTGATGCAAAGGTTGGAGATATTGTGACCATCGCGGAATGCCGCCCTCTCAGTAAAACAAAATCATACGTAGTTGTCAAGGCGGAGGTGAAGGCATGA
- the rplX gene encoding 50S ribosomal protein L24 encodes MVSKQPRKQRKARYEAPLHMKQKYMAAPLSKALRGKYGRSANVIVGDTVIVMRGDHAGTKGKVEALSLKSGTIVVEGVSVSKVDGTEVPRPIYPSNVMITSLEMNDKHRDSILSRGR; translated from the coding sequence ATGGTATCAAAACAGCCAAGGAAACAGAGGAAAGCACGTTACGAGGCTCCACTTCACATGAAGCAGAAGTACATGGCGGCACCTCTGTCAAAGGCCCTTCGTGGTAAATACGGTCGCAGTGCAAATGTCATTGTAGGTGACACTGTAATTGTGATGCGTGGTGACCATGCAGGTACTAAAGGAAAGGTCGAGGCATTATCCTTGAAGAGCGGAACAATTGTTGTAGAAGGTGTTTCTGTCAGCAAGGTGGATGGAACCGAGGTTCCAAGGCCGATCTATCCTTCAAATGTGATGATCACATCACTAGAAATGAATGATAAACATAGAGATTCAATATTATCAAGAGGTAGGTGA
- a CDS encoding 30S ribosomal protein S19: MAKKSTSRLPKRKGEYTFRGKTVAQLQEMSFEDFAELLPAKERRSIRRGFSDSQKGVLQQFRDGKESVRTHFRNMIIFPEMIGKNLEVYNGKEFVKIEIMPEMIGHRFGEYSPTRNRVSHGSAGVGATRSSKFVPLK, translated from the coding sequence ATGGCAAAAAAATCAACTTCAAGGTTACCAAAGCGAAAAGGAGAATATACCTTCCGTGGTAAGACGGTAGCACAGCTCCAGGAAATGAGCTTTGAAGATTTTGCGGAACTCTTGCCTGCAAAGGAACGCCGGTCTATACGCCGGGGCTTTTCTGATTCACAGAAAGGTGTTCTGCAACAGTTCAGAGACGGAAAGGAAAGCGTACGCACGCATTTCAGGAACATGATAATCTTCCCTGAAATGATCGGTAAGAATCTCGAGGTCTATAACGGTAAAGAATTCGTGAAGATCGAGATCATGCCTGAAATGATCGGGCACAGGTTCGGTGAATATTCACCTACACGTAACAGGGTTTCCCACGGAAGCGCTGGTGTCGGTGCAACACGTTCCAGTAAGTTCGTACCATTGAAATAA
- a CDS encoding 50S ribosomal protein L22 — MARIKYTTELDAETSAKAMGSELHISPKKSRELCKAIKGMRTNAARQYLEDVVILKQAVPFGRHNDSLGHRKGPMAAGRYPVKVASEMLKLLKNAESNAEYKGLNPEHMFIAHTAMNRGRVIHGMRPRARGRASPENTETVNLEMIISEVR, encoded by the coding sequence ATGGCAAGGATCAAATATACTACAGAGCTTGATGCTGAGACCAGTGCGAAAGCAATGGGTTCAGAGCTTCACATTTCACCTAAGAAATCCCGTGAACTCTGCAAGGCTATCAAGGGCATGCGCACAAACGCAGCAAGACAATATCTTGAAGATGTTGTTATCTTAAAGCAGGCAGTACCTTTCGGAAGGCACAATGACAGCTTAGGTCACAGAAAAGGACCAATGGCAGCAGGTCGCTATCCTGTTAAGGTGGCATCTGAGATGCTTAAGTTGCTCAAGAATGCAGAAAGTAACGCAGAATATAAAGGCTTAAACCCGGAACATATGTTCATTGCACATACAGCAATGAACCGTGGCCGTGTGATCCATGGTATGAGACCAAGGGCCCGTGGAAGGGCAAGTCCAGAGAACACAGAAACTGTAAATCTTGAGATGATCATAAGCGAGGTGCGCTAA
- a CDS encoding 50S ribosomal protein L32e has translation MEDTVNETNMKEAVSTELALDEESKRLFNVRKVQKGKKPDFKRADSHKYKRLDSNWRRPRGLQGKQRKGIKAKGAVVQAGYGSPKAVKGLHPSGYSEVLVNNLAGIEGVDASLEAIRIGRTVGARKKALIEAKAVELGIKILNPTRSE, from the coding sequence ATGGAAGATACAGTTAATGAAACTAACATGAAGGAAGCAGTGTCCACTGAACTTGCACTTGATGAAGAGTCCAAGAGACTTTTCAATGTAAGAAAGGTCCAGAAGGGCAAAAAGCCTGATTTCAAAAGGGCCGATTCACACAAGTACAAGCGTCTGGATTCTAACTGGAGACGTCCAAGGGGTCTTCAGGGTAAACAGCGCAAGGGCATTAAAGCAAAAGGTGCAGTTGTGCAGGCAGGATATGGAAGCCCTAAAGCAGTAAAAGGTCTTCATCCATCTGGCTACTCAGAAGTTCTTGTGAACAATCTTGCAGGAATAGAAGGTGTTGATGCTTCACTTGAGGCTATCAGGATCGGAAGGACTGTTGGCGCAAGAAAGAAAGCTCTTATTGAAGCAAAAGCTGTAGAACTGGGAATCAAGATATTGAACCCAACAAGGAGTGAGTGA
- a CDS encoding 50S ribosomal protein L19e yields MTDLTNQKRLAAKVLGCGVHRVWLNPEASSDIAVAITREDIRGLIASGSIKAEAVKGVSRGRARARDAKRRYGHRKGHGSRKGTKGARNPRKEQWMKKIRALRRKLKELRADGTLDKSAFCKAYRKAKGGEYKNLAHMETHLNIAKKE; encoded by the coding sequence ATGACTGATCTCACAAACCAAAAAAGACTTGCAGCTAAAGTGCTTGGATGCGGTGTTCACAGAGTTTGGTTAAATCCTGAAGCATCTAGCGATATCGCTGTTGCTATCACAAGGGAAGATATCCGTGGTCTTATCGCAAGTGGAAGCATTAAAGCAGAAGCTGTGAAAGGCGTTAGCCGTGGACGAGCAAGAGCAAGGGATGCAAAGCGCAGGTACGGTCACCGTAAGGGGCATGGTTCCCGCAAAGGTACAAAAGGTGCGCGTAATCCTCGAAAAGAACAGTGGATGAAGAAGATCCGTGCTCTCAGAAGGAAGCTCAAAGAGCTTCGAGCAGATGGTACACTTGATAAATCCGCATTCTGCAAAGCTTACCGTAAGGCAAAGGGTGGCGAGTACAAGAACTTGGCTCATATGGAAACACACCTCAATATTGCAAAGAAAGAGTAA
- a CDS encoding 50S ribosomal protein L2: MAKRIISQNRGRGSPTYRAPSHKYKAELKHPRVDEESTLNGTVIGIEHDPARSAPIAMVAFENGKKQFIVVPEGISVGEKLSCGVSAEVKPGNTLPLAEIPEGIPICNIESKPNDGGQYARSSGVYATLVSRELSKVVVRMPSGVLKWFHPKCRATIGIVAGGGRVDRPFLKAGKKYHKMKARAAKYPRVSGIAMNVVDHPFGGGNRKHPGKPTTVSRNAPPGRKVGHIAARRTGKR, encoded by the coding sequence ATGGCTAAACGAATTATATCCCAGAACAGGGGTCGTGGAAGTCCAACATACAGGGCTCCATCCCATAAATATAAAGCTGAACTCAAACACCCACGCGTGGATGAGGAAAGCACTCTAAATGGTACAGTTATAGGTATCGAACATGACCCTGCAAGGTCAGCTCCGATCGCAATGGTCGCTTTTGAGAACGGAAAGAAGCAGTTTATAGTTGTTCCTGAGGGAATTTCTGTTGGCGAGAAGCTTTCCTGCGGTGTTTCCGCAGAGGTCAAGCCAGGTAACACGCTTCCTCTTGCAGAGATCCCTGAAGGTATCCCTATCTGTAACATTGAATCCAAACCAAACGATGGTGGACAATATGCGCGCTCCTCAGGTGTTTATGCAACACTTGTATCCCGTGAGCTAAGCAAAGTAGTTGTCAGGATGCCATCTGGTGTGTTAAAGTGGTTCCATCCTAAATGCAGAGCAACGATCGGTATTGTTGCTGGTGGCGGTAGAGTTGACAGGCCATTCCTTAAAGCAGGAAAGAAATACCACAAGATGAAAGCAAGGGCAGCTAAGTACCCTCGTGTATCAGGTATTGCTATGAACGTTGTCGATCACCCGTTCGGTGGAGGTAACAGAAAGCATCCAGGTAAGCCGACCACAGTCAGCAGGAATGCACCACCAGGTAGAAAGGTTGGTCATATCGCAGCACGTAGGACCGGAAAACGTTAA
- the rnp1 gene encoding ribonuclease P protein component 1, which yields MEALPSNLIFHELIGLYAEVFESTNPKLINICGRVIDETRNMLIIETEDTHEKMVPKNGTTFVFHLPSSSADHDQRVKIFGTLLLSQPENRVKNIRKIRMR from the coding sequence TTGGAAGCATTGCCTTCTAATTTGATCTTTCACGAGCTTATCGGGCTTTATGCGGAAGTATTTGAGTCAACAAATCCCAAACTAATCAATATTTGTGGCAGAGTGATAGACGAGACGCGCAATATGCTTATTATCGAAACGGAAGACACGCACGAAAAAATGGTTCCAAAGAACGGGACTACGTTTGTGTTCCATCTTCCCTCATCATCTGCCGATCACGATCAACGTGTTAAAATATTCGGGACATTATTGCTCTCACAACCCGAGAATAGAGTCAAGAACATTAGGAAAATTCGCATGAGGTAA
- a CDS encoding 30S ribosomal protein S4e, producing the protein MINIEIQYYQEVGDFVATHQKRISVPKSWQISKKSNKWITSTRPGPHNRLQSIPLAVILRDMLGVVDNRAEAKRVLSEGNVLVDGVARKDLRFPVGLMDIITIPLNNVEYRVMLDGKSRLVLNKLDGTGADKLCRIEGKTSIKEGKIQMRLNDGVNIIGSNNYNTKDSIILSVPDKKVVKHIKYEVGNLAMIVGGSHAGEVGSIKEINTVKSSKNNTVTISGEIEFETIEDYVFVIGESKPEIFIGGETVE; encoded by the coding sequence ATGATAAACATAGAGATTCAATATTATCAAGAGGTAGGTGATTTCGTGGCCACTCATCAAAAGAGGATATCTGTCCCAAAAAGCTGGCAGATCTCAAAGAAATCCAACAAATGGATAACATCCACAAGGCCTGGTCCTCACAACAGACTCCAGAGCATCCCATTAGCAGTTATACTCAGGGATATGCTCGGTGTTGTCGATAACCGCGCAGAGGCAAAGAGAGTACTCTCTGAAGGCAATGTACTTGTTGACGGAGTAGCAAGGAAAGACCTTAGGTTCCCTGTAGGTCTGATGGATATTATTACCATCCCATTGAACAACGTGGAATACCGCGTAATGCTCGATGGAAAGAGCAGACTTGTGTTGAACAAGCTTGATGGAACAGGTGCTGACAAATTGTGCCGCATTGAAGGTAAGACCTCTATCAAAGAAGGTAAGATCCAGATGCGTCTTAACGATGGTGTCAATATCATTGGTTCCAACAATTACAATACCAAGGATTCAATAATCCTGTCCGTTCCAGACAAAAAGGTCGTCAAACACATCAAATATGAAGTGGGCAATCTTGCAATGATCGTTGGTGGAAGCCATGCAGGCGAAGTTGGATCTATCAAAGAGATCAATACAGTGAAAAGTTCCAAGAACAACACAGTTACTATCTCCGGTGAGATTGAATTCGAGACCATCGAAGATTATGTGTTCGTGATCGGTGAATCAAAACCAGAGATCTTCATAGGTGGTGAAACTGTTGAGTAA
- the rpl6p gene encoding 50S ribosomal protein L6, which yields MAKEIKKIISIPEGVTVTFEKNVLSASGPKGTNTRFLWYPGVNIEVNGSEIIVDSASSRKKQKAMVGTYTSHITNMMKGVVDGFEYHMKVVYSHFPMQIKVNGKKFVINNFLGEKKPRVSNILGETSVKASGDEVIVSGINKEDVGQTAANIEQKTKIKRFDPRVFQDGIYIVDKRV from the coding sequence ATGGCAAAAGAAATCAAGAAAATAATCTCGATTCCTGAAGGTGTGACAGTGACGTTTGAGAAGAACGTCCTGTCTGCTTCAGGGCCCAAAGGTACCAATACAAGATTCTTGTGGTATCCAGGCGTGAATATTGAAGTGAACGGTTCAGAAATTATCGTTGACTCTGCTTCATCGAGGAAAAAACAGAAAGCAATGGTTGGAACATATACCTCCCACATCACCAATATGATGAAAGGTGTTGTGGATGGTTTTGAGTACCATATGAAAGTGGTCTATTCTCACTTTCCAATGCAGATCAAGGTCAATGGCAAGAAGTTCGTCATCAACAATTTCCTTGGTGAGAAGAAGCCCAGGGTATCAAATATCCTTGGTGAAACCTCTGTAAAGGCAAGTGGCGATGAGGTAATTGTCTCTGGTATCAACAAGGAAGATGTCGGTCAGACCGCTGCTAACATTGAGCAGAAGACCAAGATCAAGCGTTTCGACCCACGTGTGTTCCAGGATGGTATATACATCGTAGACAAGAGGGTGTAA
- the rpl3p gene encoding 50S ribosomal protein L3, which yields MAKGHRPRRGSLAYSPRKRSQSHIPRFRSWPESDAEPKLQGFAGYKVGMTHVIMIDDVKHSLTEGTEISVPVTIIETPAIRVAAIRAYGKDTYGEIAIAEAWTDVLDKDLSRRLKTAKNPDVNASLEKLETLVESGRANDIRLITYTLPSTLTGVPKKVPDVMETGVSGSDVKAKFEYAKTVLGTMVEISDVFDNGKIVDVAAITTGHGTQGPVKRWGINLMKNKHSRQGSLRQVGTLGPWTPAHVSWRVPQAGQMGYHQRTDYNKRILKMSSDVDEVNPAGGFVNYGLVRGNYILIKGSVPGPSKRLIRLREPTRSKVSSIGEPQIMHVSTQTLQG from the coding sequence ATGGCAAAAGGACACAGACCAAGGCGCGGTTCACTTGCATACAGTCCACGCAAGCGATCACAAAGCCACATACCAAGGTTTAGATCATGGCCAGAGTCAGACGCTGAACCAAAGCTTCAGGGCTTTGCAGGTTACAAGGTAGGCATGACCCATGTAATCATGATCGACGACGTTAAGCATAGTCTTACAGAGGGTACTGAAATATCCGTTCCTGTTACTATCATCGAAACTCCAGCTATCCGTGTTGCAGCAATTCGTGCATATGGCAAAGACACCTATGGTGAAATCGCTATTGCAGAAGCATGGACAGACGTTCTTGACAAGGATCTTAGCCGCAGGCTCAAGACCGCAAAGAACCCTGATGTGAATGCATCACTTGAGAAGCTTGAGACTCTTGTTGAAAGCGGACGTGCAAATGATATCAGGCTCATCACATACACTTTACCATCCACTCTTACTGGTGTACCTAAAAAGGTACCTGATGTGATGGAAACTGGTGTAAGTGGTTCTGATGTGAAAGCAAAGTTCGAGTATGCTAAGACAGTTCTGGGTACAATGGTGGAGATCTCTGATGTATTCGACAACGGCAAGATCGTCGATGTCGCAGCGATCACAACCGGGCATGGTACACAGGGTCCTGTAAAGAGATGGGGCATCAATCTAATGAAGAACAAACACTCCCGTCAGGGAAGTTTGAGACAGGTAGGTACACTCGGTCCATGGACTCCTGCACACGTGAGCTGGAGAGTTCCACAGGCAGGTCAGATGGGTTATCACCAGAGAACCGACTACAACAAGAGGATCTTGAAGATGTCCTCTGATGTTGATGAGGTCAATCCAGCTGGTGGTTTTGTTAACTACGGTCTTGTTCGTGGAAACTACATCCTTATCAAAGGAAGTGTTCCAGGTCCATCCAAAAGGTTGATCAGACTCAGGGAGCCAACAAGGTCAAAGGTATCCAGCATTGGCGAGCCTCAGATCATGCACGTTAGCACTCAAACACTGCAGGGGTGA
- a CDS encoding 50S ribosomal protein L5: MRNPKVEKVVVHMGVGESGQHLVDAEGILETITGQTVVRSYAKRTLPAFTIKKGEPIGCKVTLRGEAAEGFLETSLGIVEKRLNESQFDIFGNVSFGVEEHTDYPGMRYDPNIGIFGMDITVVVNRPGYRVSKRRIAKRKIPTSHKITKEDTISFFKDKYAVEVE, from the coding sequence ATGAGAAATCCTAAGGTCGAGAAGGTAGTCGTCCACATGGGCGTTGGTGAAAGTGGTCAGCACCTTGTTGATGCAGAAGGTATCCTTGAGACAATTACCGGACAGACAGTTGTCAGGAGCTATGCAAAGAGGACACTTCCAGCATTCACTATCAAAAAGGGAGAGCCTATCGGATGTAAGGTCACACTTCGTGGCGAAGCAGCAGAAGGTTTTCTTGAGACTTCATTGGGAATCGTTGAGAAAAGGCTCAATGAGTCCCAGTTTGATATCTTTGGTAATGTTTCATTTGGTGTTGAAGAGCACACCGATTATCCAGGCATGAGATACGATCCAAACATCGGTATCTTTGGAATGGATATCACTGTGGTTGTAAATCGTCCTGGTTACAGGGTGAGTAAACGAAGGATCGCAAAACGAAAGATACCAACTTCCCACAAGATTACAAAAGAGGATACAATATCTTTCTTTAAGGATAAGTATGCTGTGGAGGTAGAATAA
- a CDS encoding 50S ribosomal protein L18, giving the protein MATGPRYKVAFRRRREGRTDYHQRLRLLLSREDRVVVRKSARHMQIQLVAPDANGDVTLSSAISKELAKYGYEGSTGNTTAAYLTGLLFGYKTLAEGYESGVLDIGIQASSAGSRVYAALKGVVDSGLDVPHNSSVFPSDERIRGEHVAEYMEGSNLPEVFDAVKEKILAEFS; this is encoded by the coding sequence ATGGCTACAGGACCCCGTTATAAAGTTGCATTCAGGCGACGAAGGGAAGGGCGTACAGATTATCACCAGAGACTCAGGTTGCTTTTGTCAAGAGAGGACCGTGTTGTTGTGCGTAAGAGCGCAAGGCACATGCAGATACAGCTTGTTGCACCCGATGCAAATGGGGATGTAACACTGTCATCCGCGATCTCAAAAGAGCTTGCAAAATACGGCTATGAAGGATCGACAGGTAACACTACCGCAGCATACCTCACAGGGCTCTTGTTTGGTTACAAGACACTTGCTGAAGGCTATGAGAGCGGTGTGTTGGATATCGGTATTCAGGCATCATCCGCAGGTTCCCGTGTCTACGCAGCACTTAAAGGTGTTGTTGATTCAGGACTGGATGTTCCTCACAACTCCTCAGTGTTCCCATCCGATGAGCGCATAAGGGGAGAACATGTTGCAGAATACATGGAAGGATCAAATCTGCCTGAAGTGTTCGATGCAGTAAAGGAAAAGATCCTTGCCGAGTTCAGTTAA